The Panicum virgatum strain AP13 chromosome 3N, P.virgatum_v5, whole genome shotgun sequence genome includes the window TCATACCCGCTCTGCAGGAACCATACCTTAGACACGACATGTTCAAATCTGGCACCTCCTCGATTCTGGAATTTAACCGATTTCGTTTGCTACCAGCAAACGTGACATCAATCCATCCATTTTGTTCATCTAAGTTTAAACTGTATCGAGCAAAACGCAAAAACAGGAGCACAGACCGCGCGCCATTAATTTGTTTTAGTTGAAACTGCAAGATCGGGACAGAATTTTCCCCCAAATTCCAAAGATCCAAGAAAACGAACAGAGTTCTTGTGCTCAGAAACCAAACCTTGATCCCGATGATCTGACCCAATCGCTTCCAACTACGGACGCCTGAAGCACGCAACCGTCGCCTTGACGAAGAGTTGCTCCAGCCGTAGCTTCTCCCTGCGGACCACACCCATGGGCATCTGGATTCTGCATCAGAGGGTGACCTTCTGCTCCTTTTCGAAATCCCTCGACCACGAGCTTGCGGTGGCCTACAGTATCGAGCATCGCCTCTAATCGCCCGGAGGCTACGAGGCTCCTGAAAGCAGGAACAGGAGTAGTGAGCGCGTGGCTGCCAGTTAAATGATTTTCTTTGGGCCCGGTGATTTCGAATTTTGAACTCGCACCTCGGGATTGACTAAACTAATGCTCCGTGGCTGGGCCGTTAGTACAGAATCCAAGTTTTGATTGGCCAGATGTCAcactgggtgtgtttagtttccaccaaatttccaaattttccatcacatccatcatatctcctatcacatcgaaacattaaatatagtaaataactcatacatggagtactaaatgtagttaa containing:
- the LOC120666033 gene encoding uncharacterized protein LOC120666033, which gives rise to MLDTVGHRKLVVEGFRKGAEGHPLMQNPDAHGCGPQGEATAGATLRQGDGCVLQASVVGSDWVRSSGSSLNLDEQNGWIDVTFAGSKRNRLNSRIEEVPDLNMSCLSCIGGTDVELRTGKNAGTSTTGDIPFEICADTNCTLKSSIG